One part of the Sorangiineae bacterium MSr11954 genome encodes these proteins:
- a CDS encoding aromatic ring-hydroxylating dioxygenase subunit alpha, translating into MRNYWYPIAYSGEVAERPVPFTLLDEPKVLFRDDRGQVGCLIDRCPHRSTPLSLGRVVQGRLECPNHGWRYRADGGCTKIPSQSPEKAIPKSAAAQSFPTREHLGIVWVWPGDGFASAESAEAGDLFQIPEFGTPEWTYVQSSFDLNIEHELLIESFLDPTHLPFVHDGRLGGSRDEAAPVALELLPYSRGIRGNFTSSTSAGESKPFQLLTFEPPCHVRLEVEIRPGWRAFSVISCVPTRASKMRALVRNFRNFMLNEGSQDWAMLRQVQEAFAQDLAIIQGQRARLGPDGSPWQGCAVATDGLALQYRNWLTKSLAHPNERIAMTRAAEA; encoded by the coding sequence ATGCGAAATTATTGGTACCCCATTGCGTACTCGGGCGAGGTCGCCGAGCGGCCGGTTCCCTTCACCCTATTGGATGAACCAAAGGTCCTCTTTCGCGACGATCGCGGTCAGGTCGGATGTCTCATCGACAGGTGTCCCCATCGCTCCACCCCACTTTCCCTGGGGCGGGTGGTGCAGGGGCGACTCGAGTGCCCCAATCACGGCTGGCGGTATCGCGCCGATGGCGGCTGCACCAAAATTCCTTCTCAATCGCCAGAAAAAGCGATCCCCAAATCGGCCGCGGCGCAGTCTTTTCCGACGCGGGAGCACTTGGGAATCGTCTGGGTATGGCCGGGCGACGGTTTTGCGTCGGCCGAATCGGCCGAGGCCGGCGATCTCTTTCAGATTCCCGAGTTTGGTACGCCCGAGTGGACGTATGTGCAAAGCTCATTCGATCTGAACATCGAGCACGAGCTGCTCATCGAGAGCTTTCTCGATCCAACGCACTTACCCTTCGTGCACGACGGGCGACTCGGCGGAAGCCGCGATGAAGCGGCACCGGTGGCCCTCGAGCTCCTCCCCTATTCGCGCGGCATCCGGGGCAATTTCACCTCGTCGACATCGGCGGGCGAGAGCAAACCGTTTCAACTGTTGACCTTCGAGCCACCTTGCCATGTGCGCCTGGAGGTGGAGATTCGCCCCGGGTGGAGGGCCTTTTCCGTCATTTCCTGCGTCCCCACCCGGGCCAGCAAAATGCGGGCATTGGTGCGCAACTTTCGAAACTTCATGTTGAACGAGGGGAGCCAGGATTGGGCGATGCTGCGCCAAGTCCAAGAGGCCTTTGCGCAGGATCTCGCCATCATCCAGGGGCAGCGCGCGCGACTCGGCCCCGATGGATCGCCGTGGCAGGGATGCGCGGTCGCGACCGATGGGCTGGCGCTCCAATACCGGAATTGGCTCACCAAATCGCTGGCTCATCCAAATGAGCGCATCGCCATGACCCGCGCCGCCGAAGCTTGA
- a CDS encoding DUF924 domain-containing protein — MIQPEDVLSFWLGPPGEDIQVAIQRWFRKVPEIDRQIQERFGDVLIRAGNGECNDWAKTPRHRLALILLFDQIVRNIRRGTKEMFEFDERAQKLAVEGLHEGMDRDLSILERYFFSFPLQHSENEELQDWSLQLSQKLLDEGPPPLQFLLQKHHDHARLFRDVIHRFGRFPHRNGLLGRESTPEEIDFLKTPGLPF; from the coding sequence ATGATCCAACCCGAAGACGTTCTATCGTTTTGGCTTGGGCCGCCCGGCGAGGACATTCAAGTTGCGATTCAGCGTTGGTTCCGCAAGGTCCCGGAGATTGACCGGCAGATCCAGGAGCGCTTCGGCGACGTGTTGATCCGCGCGGGAAACGGCGAGTGTAACGATTGGGCCAAGACCCCGCGTCATCGCCTCGCGCTCATCCTTCTGTTCGATCAAATTGTGCGCAACATCCGCCGCGGCACCAAGGAGATGTTCGAGTTCGACGAGCGCGCGCAAAAACTCGCGGTCGAGGGTCTCCATGAAGGAATGGATCGCGATCTCTCGATTCTGGAGCGGTACTTCTTCAGCTTCCCGCTTCAGCACTCGGAGAACGAGGAGCTGCAAGACTGGTCCCTGCAGCTCTCGCAAAAACTGCTCGATGAGGGCCCACCCCCCTTGCAGTTCCTGCTGCAGAAACACCACGATCACGCCCGGCTCTTTCGCGACGTGATTCACCGCTTCGGCCGGTTTCCGCATCGCAATGGATTGCTCGGCCGCGAATCCACCCCGGAGGAAATCGACTTTTTGAAGACGCCGGGCCTTCCCTTCTAA
- a CDS encoding transposase, translating to MEKLVFLDESGLNLAMSRSHAWVKRGREFIDRIPMNWGTNLTLLGAMRLSGWVVLSTMFKTANRPRFLAWLKRKLLPRLYPGDVLVMDNLPAHRDPRVVAACKARGVRVVYLPPYSPDLNPIESGWALQKQYVRRHAPRHPKALRLIARRARFRVTETHASNWFVHAGYRAPLR from the coding sequence GTGGAAAAGCTGGTTTTTCTCGACGAATCGGGCCTAAACCTGGCCATGAGTCGGAGCCACGCCTGGGTGAAGCGAGGTCGCGAATTCATCGATCGCATTCCTATGAACTGGGGCACGAACCTCACACTTCTTGGGGCGATGCGCCTATCGGGATGGGTCGTCCTCAGCACGATGTTCAAAACGGCCAACCGTCCCCGCTTCCTGGCTTGGCTGAAACGCAAGCTGCTCCCTCGACTGTACCCCGGAGACGTCCTGGTGATGGACAACCTCCCCGCCCACCGCGACCCGCGTGTCGTAGCCGCCTGCAAGGCGCGCGGCGTTCGTGTCGTCTACTTGCCCCCATACTCGCCCGACCTCAATCCAATTGAATCCGGCTGGGCCCTCCAAAAGCAATACGTGCGACGCCACGCTCCCCGCCACCCCAAAGCGCTTCGGCTCATCGCCAGACGAGCGCGCTTTCGAGTCACCGAGACGCACGCGAGCAACTGGTTCGTTCACGCCGGTTATCGGGCTCCACTCAGGTGA
- a CDS encoding helix-turn-helix domain-containing protein, which translates to MAEAHPLELRARVVEAYEAGDGSYAVIAARFRIGEASVKRWVRRGRRGVPLGADPKRGGTPSPIGQGDVDALVAKLRDATANEITAEFNRLRPRGARVHVSSMKRALHRYGYVIKKNADGRWSVSDPTS; encoded by the coding sequence ATGGCGGAAGCGCACCCTCTTGAATTGAGAGCCAGGGTCGTCGAGGCGTACGAAGCTGGCGACGGAAGCTATGCGGTAATTGCCGCTCGATTTCGTATCGGTGAGGCGAGCGTCAAGCGGTGGGTTCGTCGAGGGCGTCGTGGCGTGCCGCTCGGCGCCGACCCGAAGCGAGGCGGAACGCCGTCCCCGATCGGCCAGGGCGACGTTGATGCGCTTGTTGCGAAGCTGCGCGATGCGACCGCTAACGAGATTACGGCGGAGTTCAATCGGCTTCGCCCGCGGGGCGCGCGAGTTCATGTGTCCAGCATGAAGCGCGCGCTGCATCGGTATGGGTACGTCATCAAAAAAAACGCCGACGGCCGTTGGAGTGTCAGCGACCCGACGTCATAG